The following are encoded in a window of Brachyhypopomus gauderio isolate BG-103 chromosome 18, BGAUD_0.2, whole genome shotgun sequence genomic DNA:
- the LOC143481583 gene encoding phosphatidylinositol-binding clathrin assembly protein isoform X1: protein MSGQSITDRIAAAQHSMTGSAISKAVCKATTHEVSAPKKKHLDYLMHCTNELSVSIPHLADTLIERTANQSWVVVFKTLITTHHLMMYGNERFIQYLASRSTLFNLNNFIDKGALQGYNMSTYIRRYSRYLNERAMSYRLVAVDFTKMKRGIDGVMRTMSTEKLMKTLPIIQNQLDALLDFEASSNELTNGVINGAFMLLFKDSIRIFAAYNEGVINLLEKYFDMKKHQCKDALEIYKRFLTRMTKLSEFLKVAEQVGIDQVDIPDLSQAPSSLLQALEQHLASLEGKKSKELSTVNRDEKQQEAEGNRLQPTKGVQLKDIGMQTPTVSPSGQSVGSANSCTSSGTTELLSSPPELPITNGVHNFTSDHFDLQHNLSTPVQTNTLPANNNGWGGPLLKPSISSQVHGQGTLHNGGKLLTNDLDSSLANLVGNLHFGGPPPKKPEMQWTHLEKKNTGGSHWQSKAMSGSAPWGHTHLAPAPIPIPQMNGMIYTGYAPAPVAFPMTTPQVPVYGMIPPPMGQMGSVPLMAPQPVMYNQPVLRTTNPFTPVPGTQMHFM, encoded by the exons ATTTGATGCATTGCACCAATGAGCTGAGTGTGAGTATACCACATTTGGCTGACACGCTGATTGAGAGGACGGCCAATCAAAGCTGGGTTGTGGTTTTCAAGACCCTTAtcaccacacaccatctcatGATGTACGGCAATGAG AGGTTTATCCAGTACCTTGCATCCAGAAGCACACTCTTTAACTTGAATAATTTCATAGATAAAGGTGCATTACAAG GTTATAACATGTCCACCTACATCAGACGATACAGCAGATACCTTAATGAGCGTGCAATGTCATACCGTCTGGTAGCAGTTGACTTTACCAAGATGAAGAGAGG GATTGATGGAGTGATGCGTACCATGAGCACAGAAAAGCTGATGAAGACCCTCCCAATCATTCAGAATCAGCTGGATGCTCTTCTTGACTTTGAG GCCAGCTCTAATGAACTGACCAATGGTGTGATCAATGGTGCCTTCATGCTGCTCTTCAAGGATTCTATTCGCATCTTTGCTGCTTACAATGAGGGTGTCATTAACCTTCTAG AGAAATATTTTGATATGAAGAAGCATCAGTGTAAAGATGCCCTGGAAATATACAAGAGGTTTCTTACCAGGATGACCAAGCTCTCAGAGTTTCTCAAAGTGGCAGAG CAAGTTGGAATTGATCAGGTTGACATCCCAGATCTCTCACAG GCCCCAAGCAGTCTCTTACAAGCTCTGGAACAACACCTGGCCTCTCTGGAGGGAAAGAAAAGCAAAGAGCTTTCTACTGTCAACAG GGAtgagaagcagcaggaggcagagggcAACAGATTACAGCCAACAAAG GGAGTACAGCTCAAAGATATCGGGATGCAGACCCCAACGGTCTCCCCTAGCGGACAGTCTGTGGGCAGCGCCAACAGCTGCACAAGCAGCGGCACCACCGAGCTGCTCTCCAGCCCACCAGAACTGCCCATCACCAACGG TGTGCACAATTTTACCAGTGATCATTTcgacctccaacacaacctcagcACTCCTGTTCAGACCAACACCCTGCCAGCCAATAACAATGGCTGGGGAG GGCCTCTGCTGAAGCCCAGTATCTCTTCACAGGTCCATGGACAAGGCACACTCCACAATGGAGGAAAGTTACTGACTAATGACCTGGACTCCTCTTTGGCCAATCTAGTGGGCA ATTTGCACTTTGGAGGGCCCCCACCCAAAAA GCCAGAGATGCAGTGGACCCACCTGGAGAAGAAAAACACAGGAGGCTCTCACTGGCAGTCTAAGGCCATGAGTGGGTCAGCCCCATGGGGTCACACTCACCTGGCCCCTGCTCCCATTCCTATACCACagatg AATGGAATGATTTATACTGGCTAT GCACCAGCTCCGGTAGCATTTCCAATGACAACCCCCCAAGTGCCTGTATATGGGATG ATTCCTCCTCCCATGGGCCAGATGGGTTCAGTCCCCTTAATGGCACCCCAGCCTGTGATGTACAACCAGCCTGTGCTTCGCACCACTAATCCCTTCACCCCTGTCCCTGGAACTCAG ATGCACTTCATGTAG
- the LOC143481583 gene encoding phosphatidylinositol-binding clathrin assembly protein isoform X2, translated as MSGQSITDRIAAAQHSMTGSAISKAVCKATTHEVSAPKKKHLDYLMHCTNELSVSIPHLADTLIERTANQSWVVVFKTLITTHHLMMYGNERFIQYLASRSTLFNLNNFIDKGALQGYNMSTYIRRYSRYLNERAMSYRLVAVDFTKMKRGIDGVMRTMSTEKLMKTLPIIQNQLDALLDFEASSNELTNGVINGAFMLLFKDSIRIFAAYNEGVINLLEKYFDMKKHQCKDALEIYKRFLTRMTKLSEFLKVAEQVGIDQVDIPDLSQAPSSLLQALEQHLASLEGKKSKELSTVNRDEKQQEAEGNRLQPTKGVQLKDIGMQTPTVSPSGQSVGSANSCTSSGTTELLSSPPELPITNGVHNFTSDHFDLQHNLSTPVQTNTLPANNNGWGGPLLKPSISSQVHGQGTLHNGGKLLTNDLDSSLANLVGNLHFGGPPPKKPEMQWTHLEKKNTGGSHWQSKAMSGSAPWGHTHLAPAPIPIPQMAPAPVAFPMTTPQVPVYGMIPPPMGQMGSVPLMAPQPVMYNQPVLRTTNPFTPVPGTQMHFM; from the exons ATTTGATGCATTGCACCAATGAGCTGAGTGTGAGTATACCACATTTGGCTGACACGCTGATTGAGAGGACGGCCAATCAAAGCTGGGTTGTGGTTTTCAAGACCCTTAtcaccacacaccatctcatGATGTACGGCAATGAG AGGTTTATCCAGTACCTTGCATCCAGAAGCACACTCTTTAACTTGAATAATTTCATAGATAAAGGTGCATTACAAG GTTATAACATGTCCACCTACATCAGACGATACAGCAGATACCTTAATGAGCGTGCAATGTCATACCGTCTGGTAGCAGTTGACTTTACCAAGATGAAGAGAGG GATTGATGGAGTGATGCGTACCATGAGCACAGAAAAGCTGATGAAGACCCTCCCAATCATTCAGAATCAGCTGGATGCTCTTCTTGACTTTGAG GCCAGCTCTAATGAACTGACCAATGGTGTGATCAATGGTGCCTTCATGCTGCTCTTCAAGGATTCTATTCGCATCTTTGCTGCTTACAATGAGGGTGTCATTAACCTTCTAG AGAAATATTTTGATATGAAGAAGCATCAGTGTAAAGATGCCCTGGAAATATACAAGAGGTTTCTTACCAGGATGACCAAGCTCTCAGAGTTTCTCAAAGTGGCAGAG CAAGTTGGAATTGATCAGGTTGACATCCCAGATCTCTCACAG GCCCCAAGCAGTCTCTTACAAGCTCTGGAACAACACCTGGCCTCTCTGGAGGGAAAGAAAAGCAAAGAGCTTTCTACTGTCAACAG GGAtgagaagcagcaggaggcagagggcAACAGATTACAGCCAACAAAG GGAGTACAGCTCAAAGATATCGGGATGCAGACCCCAACGGTCTCCCCTAGCGGACAGTCTGTGGGCAGCGCCAACAGCTGCACAAGCAGCGGCACCACCGAGCTGCTCTCCAGCCCACCAGAACTGCCCATCACCAACGG TGTGCACAATTTTACCAGTGATCATTTcgacctccaacacaacctcagcACTCCTGTTCAGACCAACACCCTGCCAGCCAATAACAATGGCTGGGGAG GGCCTCTGCTGAAGCCCAGTATCTCTTCACAGGTCCATGGACAAGGCACACTCCACAATGGAGGAAAGTTACTGACTAATGACCTGGACTCCTCTTTGGCCAATCTAGTGGGCA ATTTGCACTTTGGAGGGCCCCCACCCAAAAA GCCAGAGATGCAGTGGACCCACCTGGAGAAGAAAAACACAGGAGGCTCTCACTGGCAGTCTAAGGCCATGAGTGGGTCAGCCCCATGGGGTCACACTCACCTGGCCCCTGCTCCCATTCCTATACCACagatg GCACCAGCTCCGGTAGCATTTCCAATGACAACCCCCCAAGTGCCTGTATATGGGATG ATTCCTCCTCCCATGGGCCAGATGGGTTCAGTCCCCTTAATGGCACCCCAGCCTGTGATGTACAACCAGCCTGTGCTTCGCACCACTAATCCCTTCACCCCTGTCCCTGGAACTCAG ATGCACTTCATGTAG
- the LOC143481583 gene encoding phosphatidylinositol-binding clathrin assembly protein isoform X3 gives MSGQSITDRIAAAQHSMTGSAISKAVCKATTHEVSAPKKKHLDYLMHCTNELSVSIPHLADTLIERTANQSWVVVFKTLITTHHLMMYGNERFIQYLASRSTLFNLNNFIDKGALQGYNMSTYIRRYSRYLNERAMSYRLVAVDFTKMKRGIDGVMRTMSTEKLMKTLPIIQNQLDALLDFEASSNELTNGVINGAFMLLFKDSIRIFAAYNEGVINLLEKYFDMKKHQCKDALEIYKRFLTRMTKLSEFLKVAEAPSSLLQALEQHLASLEGKKSKELSTVNRDEKQQEAEGNRLQPTKGVQLKDIGMQTPTVSPSGQSVGSANSCTSSGTTELLSSPPELPITNGVHNFTSDHFDLQHNLSTPVQTNTLPANNNGWGGPLLKPSISSQVHGQGTLHNGGKLLTNDLDSSLANLVGNLHFGGPPPKKPEMQWTHLEKKNTGGSHWQSKAMSGSAPWGHTHLAPAPIPIPQMNGMIYTGYAPAPVAFPMTTPQVPVYGMIPPPMGQMGSVPLMAPQPVMYNQPVLRTTNPFTPVPGTQMHFM, from the exons ATTTGATGCATTGCACCAATGAGCTGAGTGTGAGTATACCACATTTGGCTGACACGCTGATTGAGAGGACGGCCAATCAAAGCTGGGTTGTGGTTTTCAAGACCCTTAtcaccacacaccatctcatGATGTACGGCAATGAG AGGTTTATCCAGTACCTTGCATCCAGAAGCACACTCTTTAACTTGAATAATTTCATAGATAAAGGTGCATTACAAG GTTATAACATGTCCACCTACATCAGACGATACAGCAGATACCTTAATGAGCGTGCAATGTCATACCGTCTGGTAGCAGTTGACTTTACCAAGATGAAGAGAGG GATTGATGGAGTGATGCGTACCATGAGCACAGAAAAGCTGATGAAGACCCTCCCAATCATTCAGAATCAGCTGGATGCTCTTCTTGACTTTGAG GCCAGCTCTAATGAACTGACCAATGGTGTGATCAATGGTGCCTTCATGCTGCTCTTCAAGGATTCTATTCGCATCTTTGCTGCTTACAATGAGGGTGTCATTAACCTTCTAG AGAAATATTTTGATATGAAGAAGCATCAGTGTAAAGATGCCCTGGAAATATACAAGAGGTTTCTTACCAGGATGACCAAGCTCTCAGAGTTTCTCAAAGTGGCAGAG GCCCCAAGCAGTCTCTTACAAGCTCTGGAACAACACCTGGCCTCTCTGGAGGGAAAGAAAAGCAAAGAGCTTTCTACTGTCAACAG GGAtgagaagcagcaggaggcagagggcAACAGATTACAGCCAACAAAG GGAGTACAGCTCAAAGATATCGGGATGCAGACCCCAACGGTCTCCCCTAGCGGACAGTCTGTGGGCAGCGCCAACAGCTGCACAAGCAGCGGCACCACCGAGCTGCTCTCCAGCCCACCAGAACTGCCCATCACCAACGG TGTGCACAATTTTACCAGTGATCATTTcgacctccaacacaacctcagcACTCCTGTTCAGACCAACACCCTGCCAGCCAATAACAATGGCTGGGGAG GGCCTCTGCTGAAGCCCAGTATCTCTTCACAGGTCCATGGACAAGGCACACTCCACAATGGAGGAAAGTTACTGACTAATGACCTGGACTCCTCTTTGGCCAATCTAGTGGGCA ATTTGCACTTTGGAGGGCCCCCACCCAAAAA GCCAGAGATGCAGTGGACCCACCTGGAGAAGAAAAACACAGGAGGCTCTCACTGGCAGTCTAAGGCCATGAGTGGGTCAGCCCCATGGGGTCACACTCACCTGGCCCCTGCTCCCATTCCTATACCACagatg AATGGAATGATTTATACTGGCTAT GCACCAGCTCCGGTAGCATTTCCAATGACAACCCCCCAAGTGCCTGTATATGGGATG ATTCCTCCTCCCATGGGCCAGATGGGTTCAGTCCCCTTAATGGCACCCCAGCCTGTGATGTACAACCAGCCTGTGCTTCGCACCACTAATCCCTTCACCCCTGTCCCTGGAACTCAG ATGCACTTCATGTAG
- the LOC143481583 gene encoding phosphatidylinositol-binding clathrin assembly protein isoform X4, protein MSGQSITDRIAAAQHSMTGSAISKAVCKATTHEVSAPKKKHLDYLMHCTNELSVSIPHLADTLIERTANQSWVVVFKTLITTHHLMMYGNERFIQYLASRSTLFNLNNFIDKGALQGYNMSTYIRRYSRYLNERAMSYRLVAVDFTKMKRGIDGVMRTMSTEKLMKTLPIIQNQLDALLDFEASSNELTNGVINGAFMLLFKDSIRIFAAYNEGVINLLEKYFDMKKHQCKDALEIYKRFLTRMTKLSEFLKVAEQVGIDQVDIPDLSQAPSSLLQALEQHLASLEGKKSKELSTVNRDEKQQEAEGNRLQPTKGVQLKDIGMQTPTVSPSGQSVGSANSCTSSGTTELLSSPPELPITNGVHNFTSDHFDLQHNLSTPVQTNTLPANNNGWGGTLHNGGKLLTNDLDSSLANLVGNLHFGGPPPKKPEMQWTHLEKKNTGGSHWQSKAMSGSAPWGHTHLAPAPIPIPQMNGMIYTGYAPAPVAFPMTTPQVPVYGMIPPPMGQMGSVPLMAPQPVMYNQPVLRTTNPFTPVPGTQMHFM, encoded by the exons ATTTGATGCATTGCACCAATGAGCTGAGTGTGAGTATACCACATTTGGCTGACACGCTGATTGAGAGGACGGCCAATCAAAGCTGGGTTGTGGTTTTCAAGACCCTTAtcaccacacaccatctcatGATGTACGGCAATGAG AGGTTTATCCAGTACCTTGCATCCAGAAGCACACTCTTTAACTTGAATAATTTCATAGATAAAGGTGCATTACAAG GTTATAACATGTCCACCTACATCAGACGATACAGCAGATACCTTAATGAGCGTGCAATGTCATACCGTCTGGTAGCAGTTGACTTTACCAAGATGAAGAGAGG GATTGATGGAGTGATGCGTACCATGAGCACAGAAAAGCTGATGAAGACCCTCCCAATCATTCAGAATCAGCTGGATGCTCTTCTTGACTTTGAG GCCAGCTCTAATGAACTGACCAATGGTGTGATCAATGGTGCCTTCATGCTGCTCTTCAAGGATTCTATTCGCATCTTTGCTGCTTACAATGAGGGTGTCATTAACCTTCTAG AGAAATATTTTGATATGAAGAAGCATCAGTGTAAAGATGCCCTGGAAATATACAAGAGGTTTCTTACCAGGATGACCAAGCTCTCAGAGTTTCTCAAAGTGGCAGAG CAAGTTGGAATTGATCAGGTTGACATCCCAGATCTCTCACAG GCCCCAAGCAGTCTCTTACAAGCTCTGGAACAACACCTGGCCTCTCTGGAGGGAAAGAAAAGCAAAGAGCTTTCTACTGTCAACAG GGAtgagaagcagcaggaggcagagggcAACAGATTACAGCCAACAAAG GGAGTACAGCTCAAAGATATCGGGATGCAGACCCCAACGGTCTCCCCTAGCGGACAGTCTGTGGGCAGCGCCAACAGCTGCACAAGCAGCGGCACCACCGAGCTGCTCTCCAGCCCACCAGAACTGCCCATCACCAACGG TGTGCACAATTTTACCAGTGATCATTTcgacctccaacacaacctcagcACTCCTGTTCAGACCAACACCCTGCCAGCCAATAACAATGGCTGGGGAG GCACACTCCACAATGGAGGAAAGTTACTGACTAATGACCTGGACTCCTCTTTGGCCAATCTAGTGGGCA ATTTGCACTTTGGAGGGCCCCCACCCAAAAA GCCAGAGATGCAGTGGACCCACCTGGAGAAGAAAAACACAGGAGGCTCTCACTGGCAGTCTAAGGCCATGAGTGGGTCAGCCCCATGGGGTCACACTCACCTGGCCCCTGCTCCCATTCCTATACCACagatg AATGGAATGATTTATACTGGCTAT GCACCAGCTCCGGTAGCATTTCCAATGACAACCCCCCAAGTGCCTGTATATGGGATG ATTCCTCCTCCCATGGGCCAGATGGGTTCAGTCCCCTTAATGGCACCCCAGCCTGTGATGTACAACCAGCCTGTGCTTCGCACCACTAATCCCTTCACCCCTGTCCCTGGAACTCAG ATGCACTTCATGTAG